The Enterococcus rotai genome includes a window with the following:
- the amaP gene encoding alkaline shock response membrane anchor protein AmaP: protein MRVIKGLIALLLIAGIFGIVGLYSQLENLGVVTTFFQDLSFQYDWLFYFYQVVMFTLLAILVLAFGVVLFKQIRKKEIYLKKEMGQVNVPLRSLESIARVSLRDIVNIEETQVKIRLTKHQKADVEVTVIDEKQQQLLSKGKQIQEQIPQALQQMAKLETNKTKVVFKKRKADASLLPSNKKGSRVI from the coding sequence ATGCGAGTGATCAAAGGACTTATTGCTTTACTGTTAATAGCAGGCATTTTTGGTATTGTTGGCTTGTATTCTCAATTGGAAAACCTAGGCGTTGTGACGACATTTTTCCAAGATTTATCGTTTCAGTACGATTGGTTGTTCTATTTTTATCAAGTGGTTATGTTCACGCTATTAGCGATTTTAGTTTTAGCATTTGGGGTGGTTTTATTCAAGCAAATCCGCAAAAAAGAAATCTATCTGAAAAAAGAAATGGGTCAAGTAAATGTACCATTACGCTCATTAGAATCAATTGCTAGAGTTTCGCTACGTGACATTGTCAACATTGAGGAGACACAGGTGAAAATAAGACTGACAAAACACCAAAAAGCGGATGTCGAAGTCACCGTAATCGACGAAAAACAGCAACAACTTTTGAGTAAAGGAAAACAAATCCAAGAGCAAATCCCGCAAGCATTACAGCAGATGGCCAAACTTGAGACAAATAAGACGAAAGTTGTTTTTAAAAAACGTAAAGCAGACGCTTCTTTGTTGCCAAGCAATAAAAAGGGCTCGCGTGTGATTTAA
- a CDS encoding Asp23/Gls24 family envelope stress response protein, translated as MDNKANVNTTEGTNATGIKTKLTFDDQVVKKIAGIAVSEIPGILGLSGNAITNLTEKFTNGNNPTKGISAEVGTKQVAIDLDVIGEYGKNIAQVFDTATKKVAEEVKNMTGLDVIEFNMNVDDIMTKDQYAEKFENKKKEDNDTEKAAENNTRTLE; from the coding sequence ATGGATAACAAAGCAAATGTGAACACAACTGAAGGAACAAATGCAACAGGAATCAAAACGAAACTAACATTTGACGATCAAGTCGTGAAAAAAATTGCTGGTATCGCCGTATCTGAAATTCCTGGTATTTTAGGATTGAGCGGAAATGCCATTACTAACTTGACCGAAAAATTTACGAATGGCAATAATCCGACGAAAGGCATCAGTGCCGAAGTAGGGACGAAGCAAGTGGCGATTGATTTGGATGTCATTGGCGAATATGGTAAAAATATTGCCCAAGTATTTGACACTGCTACGAAAAAAGTTGCAGAAGAAGTGAAGAATATGACAGGGTTAGATGTGATTGAATTCAATATGAATGTTGATGATATCATGACGAAAGATCAGTATGCAGAAAAGTTTGAGAATAAGAAAAAAGAGGACAACGATACGGAAAAGGCAGCAGAAAATAATACCCGTACATTAGAATAA
- a CDS encoding DUF2273 domain-containing protein: MKKLKTLAPYRNQLLFTSLFIVAAILLMTIGFWKTVLLILFPCIGYFIGTMQDEQRSISSILASIQAFFER; this comes from the coding sequence TTGAAAAAACTAAAGACATTAGCTCCTTACCGAAACCAGCTTCTTTTTACAAGTTTGTTTATTGTCGCAGCGATTCTTTTGATGACGATTGGTTTTTGGAAAACTGTTTTACTCATTCTATTTCCTTGCATTGGTTATTTTATTGGAACGATGCAAGATGAACAACGTTCTATCTCTTCAATTTTAGCGTCTATACAAGCTTTTTTTGAAAGATGA